A stretch of Faecalibacterium duncaniae DNA encodes these proteins:
- a CDS encoding NAD(+) diphosphatase, which produces MRYGKPSYILVAGYVNRGEAEEHAVVREVREETGLEVEHLRFNRTKFFEPSNTLMCNFTAFVRTAKALHINHEVDRCKWFTPQEARENIRPNSLAAEFLNAYLDEVGNKPMEM; this is translated from the coding sequence ATGCGGTACGGCAAGCCCTCTTATATTCTGGTGGCTGGATATGTGAACCGCGGTGAGGCAGAAGAACACGCCGTGGTGCGGGAAGTCCGGGAAGAAACCGGGTTGGAAGTAGAGCACCTCCGGTTCAACCGTACCAAGTTTTTTGAGCCGTCTAACACGCTGATGTGCAACTTTACGGCTTTCGTCAGAACCGCAAAGGCACTGCATATCAACCACGAGGTGGACCGCTGCAAGTGGTTCACCCCACAGGAAGCCAGAGAAAACATCCGTCCCAACAGCCTTGCAGCGGAATTTTTGAATGCGTATCTGGACGAAGTGGGGAATAAGCCGATGGAGATGTGA
- a CDS encoding LacI family DNA-binding transcriptional regulator yields MAVMKDVAKLAGVSISTVSFVLNGTAKEHKVADKTAQKVLCAARDLGYQLNAPSVISPSQLTIALFFPSVSLSAEVNLFASAMERQIQQTDTPFNLLLCLYERGQLEMRIRNLAPSAYTAAIVVAESESDRNALEKLPNTLPLILFNGTSRNFCSVSCQTEDSIRQAAQIISAKNYHNIVILSGVQPDCSEDDTLNQLMIILHQQGIPISLQQCFSTENSYQGGAIAARRILNLSEKPELVITMNTTLAFGAIPLLARNDFIFTQQAELLSFGRMEDRNHLSNYIPSISFIGIPMSLIAEDCFTLALRLARGELKAAEHVRCQSNLMLNASFTI; encoded by the coding sequence ATGGCTGTAATGAAAGATGTTGCAAAACTGGCCGGCGTTTCCATCTCGACTGTCAGTTTTGTTTTGAATGGAACTGCAAAAGAGCACAAAGTTGCGGATAAAACTGCCCAAAAAGTACTCTGTGCTGCGCGTGATTTGGGATACCAGCTGAATGCGCCGTCTGTTATTTCCCCTTCTCAGCTTACCATCGCACTGTTTTTTCCATCTGTCTCTCTCAGCGCAGAAGTCAACCTCTTCGCTTCTGCAATGGAACGACAGATTCAACAGACAGACACCCCTTTTAATCTTCTGCTCTGCCTCTACGAACGAGGTCAATTGGAAATGCGAATCCGGAACCTTGCACCTTCCGCATATACAGCAGCCATTGTTGTTGCTGAATCCGAATCCGACCGAAATGCATTGGAAAAACTGCCAAACACGCTGCCGTTGATTCTTTTCAATGGCACAAGTCGTAATTTCTGCAGCGTATCCTGCCAGACAGAGGATTCCATCCGACAGGCCGCGCAAATCATCTCCGCAAAAAACTATCACAACATCGTCATTCTATCCGGAGTTCAGCCTGATTGTTCCGAAGATGATACGCTGAATCAGCTAATGATTATTTTGCATCAGCAGGGAATCCCGATTTCACTCCAGCAATGTTTCTCCACAGAAAACTCTTATCAAGGAGGGGCTATCGCAGCAAGACGTATCCTGAACCTTTCTGAGAAGCCGGAACTTGTGATCACGATGAACACAACTCTTGCCTTTGGTGCGATCCCTCTTCTGGCTCGAAATGACTTTATTTTTACGCAGCAGGCCGAACTTCTCAGTTTTGGACGAATGGAAGACCGGAATCACCTGAGCAACTATATTCCCTCAATCTCTTTTATTGGAATCCCGATGTCTTTAATTGCAGAAGATTGCTTTACGCTGGCACTTCGTCTTGCTCGTGGGGAACTAAAAGCCGCCGAGCATGTTCGCTGTCAGTCCAATCTGATGCTGAATGCCAGTTTTACGATTTGA
- a CDS encoding iron-siderophore ABC transporter substrate-binding protein: MRKISRRNFLLTAGVVSAAALLAACGSSTSSASSESASESTASSAESAASNEAVEYPITIQHAYGETVIEEKPESIVAIAWGNPDVPLALGVVPTGVSKTNFGPVNEDGLLPWTAAAFEKLGASPNVFSDTDGWDYEAISDCAPDVILAAYSGFSEEEYNMLSQIAPTVAYPSVAWSTTWREETIVDATAMGMKSEGEALVAETDAMIQKKLAEYPAIEGKKAAFFWLSASDLSTFYIYTTLDPRAAFLTDLGMPLPDSVAALDNGKDFALTVSAENANQFSDVEIIITYGTDELLTALQADPLLSEISAVKNGAVVLLDSSDDLAASSTPSILSIPYTIDRYLEVLNAVAEKAV; this comes from the coding sequence ATGAGAAAGATTTCGCGTCGTAATTTTCTTCTGACCGCAGGTGTGGTCAGTGCCGCCGCTTTGCTGGCCGCTTGCGGCAGCTCCACTTCCTCTGCAAGCAGTGAATCTGCTTCCGAAAGCACGGCTTCTTCTGCGGAAAGTGCAGCTTCCAATGAAGCGGTGGAATATCCCATCACCATCCAGCATGCTTATGGCGAGACGGTCATTGAGGAGAAGCCCGAAAGCATTGTTGCAATTGCATGGGGTAATCCGGATGTGCCTCTGGCTCTGGGTGTCGTGCCCACTGGTGTTTCCAAAACAAACTTCGGCCCGGTCAACGAAGACGGCCTGCTGCCTTGGACTGCTGCCGCATTTGAAAAGCTGGGTGCATCGCCGAATGTCTTCAGTGATACGGACGGCTGGGATTATGAGGCCATCAGTGATTGCGCTCCGGACGTGATTCTGGCTGCTTACTCCGGTTTCTCCGAAGAAGAATATAATATGTTGAGCCAGATCGCTCCGACGGTTGCATATCCCAGCGTTGCATGGTCTACTACTTGGCGCGAAGAAACAATTGTAGATGCTACGGCGATGGGCATGAAGAGTGAAGGTGAAGCTCTGGTGGCTGAGACTGACGCTATGATTCAGAAAAAGTTGGCAGAGTATCCTGCTATTGAGGGCAAGAAGGCAGCCTTCTTCTGGCTGAGTGCTTCGGATCTGAGCACATTCTATATTTACACCACATTGGATCCGCGTGCCGCATTTCTGACGGATCTTGGAATGCCGCTGCCGGATAGTGTTGCCGCACTGGATAACGGGAAGGATTTTGCACTGACAGTCAGTGCGGAGAATGCAAATCAGTTCAGCGATGTGGAAATCATCATCACCTACGGTACAGATGAACTGCTGACCGCGCTTCAGGCTGATCCCCTGCTGAGTGAAATTTCGGCGGTGAAGAACGGTGCTGTGGTTCTGCTGGATTCCTCGGATGATCTGGCTGCTTCCAGCACACCCTCTATCCTGTCGATTCCGTATACGATTGACCGCTATCTGGAAGTCCTGAATGCTGTGGCAGAGAAAGCTGTATGA
- a CDS encoding FecCD family ABC transporter permease, whose amino-acid sequence MKNGQRVIGITLLGMIILAGCMLASVAYGSNLIPIGQVLQALQNPDSGTFEASVVWARIPRTVFGVLAGAALGVSGALMQAVTRNPIADPSVLGVNTGASLFVVIGIAWMHITSSQQYIWLAFAGAALTAVFVYGIASVGYGGPTSIKLALAGTATGTALSALVNTIMLPDSSVMKEFRFWQVGSISGTSWGEIRTILPYLLVGFVLAVILIPALNALALGDELAAGLGVNVQLVRALAALGGVLLCAATTALAGPIGFVGLMVPHFVRLTLGADLKTVIPLSALYGAALLVLADVLGRVLGSPGELEVGIVTAVLGAPVFILVAKKAKVRSL is encoded by the coding sequence ATGAAGAATGGGCAGCGTGTGATTGGAATCACTCTGCTGGGTATGATCATTTTGGCAGGATGTATGCTGGCTTCCGTAGCATATGGTTCCAATCTTATTCCCATCGGGCAGGTTCTGCAGGCTCTTCAAAATCCAGATTCAGGAACTTTTGAGGCATCGGTCGTCTGGGCTCGTATTCCGCGCACTGTGTTTGGAGTACTGGCGGGAGCCGCACTGGGCGTATCAGGTGCTCTCATGCAGGCTGTGACCCGAAACCCGATTGCTGATCCCAGTGTACTTGGAGTCAATACCGGCGCATCCCTGTTTGTCGTGATTGGAATCGCGTGGATGCACATTACATCCAGCCAGCAATATATCTGGCTGGCCTTTGCAGGTGCGGCCTTGACTGCTGTTTTTGTCTACGGTATCGCATCGGTAGGTTATGGCGGTCCGACTTCGATCAAACTGGCATTGGCTGGCACTGCCACTGGCACGGCTCTTTCTGCCTTAGTCAACACCATTATGCTGCCGGACAGTTCTGTCATGAAAGAATTTCGCTTTTGGCAGGTCGGCAGCATCAGTGGTACAAGCTGGGGGGAGATACGCACCATTCTGCCATATCTTCTGGTGGGTTTTGTACTAGCGGTGATATTGATTCCAGCCTTGAATGCATTGGCTTTGGGTGATGAATTGGCTGCTGGTCTGGGTGTCAATGTGCAACTGGTGCGAGCACTGGCTGCACTGGGCGGTGTGCTGTTGTGTGCAGCCACCACTGCATTGGCAGGACCAATCGGCTTTGTAGGGTTAATGGTGCCGCACTTTGTCCGGTTGACGCTTGGTGCTGACCTTAAAACAGTAATTCCGCTTTCTGCATTATACGGTGCCGCCTTGCTGGTTCTCGCCGATGTGCTTGGCCGTGTTCTGGGCAGCCCTGGTGAACTGGAAGTAGGAATTGTAACGGCTGTTCTGGGAGCACCTGTCTTTATTCTTGTAGCAAAGAAAGCGAAGGTGCGCAGTTTATGA
- a CDS encoding FecCD family ABC transporter permease, with translation MNKPNISVRQGFAQRHRRSVLAAAVLIILSVVLACLVMTCGNTYYSLAEVWKILTSEGTKGAAFTIKTLRLPKMLIGILAGIAFGVSGNTFQTLLRNPLASPDIIGVTSGASAAAVFCILMLKWSGGIVSLVAVLAGLFVAALIYLLARDRHGCSGSRMILIGIGMQAMLNALISWMLLKGSEYDVATALRWLRGSLNGVQMSDVPVLSITVLVGGFILIVLNRSLQVMQLGEEYPITLGAPVQRVRLGSILCALLLTAVATSITGPIASVAFLSGPIASRIVGKGRTNLLASALVGVVLILASELVGQNLFAVRYPVGVITGILGAPYLLLLLLQINKKGERV, from the coding sequence ATGAACAAACCGAACATTTCTGTGCGGCAGGGGTTTGCCCAAAGACACCGTCGCTCTGTTCTGGCAGCCGCTGTGCTCATCATTCTGAGCGTTGTTCTGGCTTGTCTGGTGATGACATGCGGCAACACTTACTATTCGTTGGCAGAAGTCTGGAAGATTCTTACCAGTGAAGGGACAAAAGGAGCTGCATTTACCATCAAAACTCTCCGGCTGCCTAAAATGCTCATTGGAATTCTTGCTGGAATCGCATTCGGGGTGTCCGGAAACACATTTCAAACCTTGCTTCGGAATCCACTGGCAAGTCCGGATATTATTGGTGTTACAAGTGGAGCCAGTGCAGCAGCAGTGTTTTGTATTCTGATGCTCAAATGGAGCGGCGGTATCGTATCGCTCGTTGCTGTGTTGGCCGGACTTTTCGTCGCAGCGTTGATTTACCTGCTGGCGCGTGACCGACATGGCTGTTCCGGCAGTCGGATGATCCTGATTGGCATCGGAATGCAGGCTATGCTCAATGCCTTGATTTCATGGATGTTATTGAAAGGCTCTGAATACGATGTTGCCACAGCATTACGATGGCTGCGGGGCAGCTTGAATGGTGTCCAGATGTCAGATGTTCCGGTGCTGAGCATCACAGTTTTGGTAGGTGGCTTCATTTTAATAGTGCTAAATCGAAGCTTGCAGGTTATGCAGTTGGGAGAAGAATACCCCATCACGCTTGGAGCGCCTGTCCAGCGTGTACGGTTGGGCTCCATTCTGTGCGCATTACTTCTTACAGCTGTGGCAACTTCTATCACTGGCCCCATCGCGTCCGTTGCTTTTCTGTCAGGTCCAATCGCATCAAGAATCGTTGGGAAAGGACGTACCAATCTGCTTGCTTCGGCACTGGTAGGTGTGGTTCTAATTCTGGCTTCAGAGCTGGTAGGACAAAATCTCTTTGCAGTGCGATATCCGGTGGGTGTTATCACTGGAATTTTGGGTGCACCATATCTGCTGCTGCTCCTGCTGCAAATCAATAAGAAAGGAGAGCGTGTCTGA
- a CDS encoding ABC transporter ATP-binding protein gives MTEHTLQTQNLSVGYDETTIIEDLNLEIPAHKVSVIIGANGCGKSTLMKTLSRLLKPEKGQVVLDGKAVHGYPSTQLAQMLGLLPQSPTVPEGITVADLVARGRYPYRKFMQNMTKEDYAAVEDALERMGITELANRCVDELSGGQRQRVWIALALAQETDILLLDEPTTYLDIAYQVEILDLLTELNRRKGTTIVMILHDVNLSARYANHLFALCRGKLIAEGKPADVITEELMQKVYQLNCIVMKDPLSGAPLIVPKGKY, from the coding sequence ATGACAGAGCATACATTGCAAACTCAAAATCTCTCTGTGGGCTACGATGAAACCACCATCATTGAAGATTTGAATCTGGAAATCCCGGCTCACAAGGTTAGTGTGATCATTGGAGCGAACGGTTGCGGAAAATCCACCCTGATGAAAACCCTTTCACGGTTGCTGAAGCCCGAAAAAGGACAGGTGGTTCTGGACGGAAAAGCAGTTCACGGTTATCCTTCCACGCAGCTGGCGCAGATGCTTGGACTTCTTCCCCAGTCTCCAACGGTACCGGAGGGAATCACGGTGGCAGATTTGGTCGCACGTGGACGATATCCATACCGGAAGTTCATGCAGAATATGACCAAAGAGGACTATGCCGCAGTTGAGGATGCTCTGGAACGGATGGGAATCACAGAACTGGCCAACCGATGTGTGGATGAGCTTTCTGGCGGTCAGCGGCAGCGAGTGTGGATTGCTCTGGCACTGGCGCAGGAGACAGACATTTTGCTGCTTGATGAGCCGACAACCTATCTGGACATTGCCTATCAGGTGGAAATTCTTGATTTGCTGACAGAGTTAAACCGCAGAAAGGGAACGACCATCGTAATGATTTTGCATGATGTGAACCTTTCTGCACGATATGCGAATCATTTGTTTGCGCTCTGCCGTGGAAAATTGATTGCAGAAGGTAAACCGGCAGATGTCATTACAGAAGAGTTGATGCAAAAGGTGTATCAACTTAATTGCATTGTTATGAAGGATCCACTTTCTGGAGCACCACTCATTGTACCAAAGGGAAAATACTGA
- a CDS encoding recombinase family protein, with protein MKQPYNTTIYNTALYLRLSRDDELQGESGSIQTQRMMLRQYAAEHGLTVVDEYIDDGWSGTNFERPSFQRMIDDIEDGKINCVVTKDLSRLGRNYILTGQYTEIYFPSKGVRYIAINDNVDTINGESELAPFLNILNEMHARQTSKKVKAAMHTRFANGAHYGAYAPLGYVKDPDKKGHLLIDPETRWIVEKIFDLAVHGRGAASITRILVEEKVPTPGWLNYERYGTFANIYAGAPAEKAYAWTIAQVKSILKEETYIGHSIHNKQSNISFKNKKKVRKPQEEWYRVENTHEAIISEEVFQKVQELIASRRRKRRNGTTQIFAGLIKCADCGWSLAYGENKQNKNPYGYYHCSKNGQGLRQCSMHYIRYDVLYAYVLARLQYWSMLAQKDEDKLLKRLLNASDRERNSAKKKQAAELKKAEKRKAEVDGLFAKMYEDWSAGRITEYNFNMLSEKYQNEQKELETKIRQLHETMEAAVQTAADAEKWIALMKQYVNPVELTAELLNTLIEKITVHEAVKGEDGSREQEVEIYYRFIGKID; from the coding sequence GTGAAACAACCATACAATACAACGATTTATAACACTGCACTATATTTGAGATTGAGCCGTGACGATGAATTACAGGGGGAAAGCGGCAGTATCCAGACCCAGCGCATGATGCTTAGACAGTATGCCGCAGAGCATGGGCTGACCGTTGTAGACGAGTACATTGACGACGGATGGAGTGGGACAAATTTCGAGCGTCCAAGTTTCCAAAGGATGATTGATGACATCGAAGACGGGAAAATCAACTGCGTTGTCACAAAGGACTTATCCCGTCTGGGAAGAAACTATATCCTGACCGGTCAGTACACGGAAATCTATTTCCCCAGCAAGGGAGTACGCTACATTGCCATCAATGACAATGTGGACACCATCAACGGAGAAAGCGAGCTTGCACCGTTCTTAAACATCCTGAATGAAATGCACGCCCGACAGACCAGCAAAAAGGTCAAGGCTGCCATGCACACAAGATTTGCCAATGGCGCACACTATGGAGCCTATGCACCGCTGGGCTATGTAAAAGACCCGGACAAAAAAGGTCATCTTCTGATCGACCCGGAAACACGCTGGATTGTAGAGAAGATTTTTGACCTTGCTGTACACGGGCGTGGAGCCGCCAGCATTACACGGATTCTGGTGGAGGAAAAAGTACCTACCCCCGGCTGGCTGAACTATGAAAGATACGGGACTTTCGCCAATATCTACGCCGGTGCGCCCGCAGAAAAAGCCTATGCGTGGACGATAGCACAGGTCAAGAGCATTTTGAAAGAGGAAACCTACATCGGTCACAGCATTCACAACAAGCAGAGCAACATTTCATTCAAGAACAAGAAAAAGGTGCGGAAGCCGCAGGAAGAATGGTATCGTGTGGAAAATACCCACGAAGCCATCATTTCTGAAGAAGTGTTCCAAAAAGTTCAGGAGCTGATTGCAAGCAGACGCAGGAAACGCAGAAACGGTACGACACAGATTTTCGCAGGATTGATAAAATGTGCAGACTGCGGATGGTCTTTAGCCTATGGGGAAAACAAGCAGAATAAGAACCCATACGGGTACTACCATTGCAGCAAGAACGGGCAGGGATTACGCCAGTGTTCCATGCACTATATCCGCTATGATGTACTGTATGCCTATGTGCTTGCAAGACTGCAATACTGGTCTATGCTGGCACAGAAAGACGAGGACAAGCTGCTGAAACGCCTGCTCAATGCCAGCGACAGGGAAAGAAACTCTGCGAAGAAAAAGCAGGCTGCGGAGCTGAAAAAGGCAGAGAAGCGTAAAGCCGAGGTTGACGGGCTGTTTGCTAAAATGTATGAGGACTGGTCTGCCGGACGCATAACCGAGTATAACTTCAATATGCTGTCCGAGAAGTACCAGAACGAGCAAAAGGAGCTTGAAACAAAAATAAGACAGCTTCACGAAACGATGGAAGCCGCCGTACAGACCGCAGCGGATGCTGAAAAGTGGATTGCCCTGATGAAACAGTATGTCAACCCTGTGGAGCTGACCGCCGAACTTCTGAACACTCTAATTGAAAAAATAACCGTCCACGAAGCTGTCAAGGGCGAGGACGGAAGCCGTGAGCAGGAAGTAGAAATCTACTACCGCTTCATCGGCAAAATCGACTGA
- a CDS encoding virulence-associated E family protein has translation MDTMEPAQTPAEIRETLEGTQKGGVKNSIRNCLTVFQRDPLFRGALRLNLLTEQIDIVKPLGWERTSTTLTDMDMNYLLLYLEENYGLTSEKKVQSAIKIVANENRYHPVRDYLNSLQWDGTERIRYALHHFLGADTDEYTYEALKLFLMGAIRRVFRPGSKFEVMLCLVGGQGAGKSTFFRLLAGRDEWFSDDLKKLDDENVYRKLQGHWIIEMSEMIATANAKSIEEIKSFLSRQKETYKVPYETHPADRLRQCVFGGTTNRQDFLPRDRTGNRRFLPVTVYPERAEVHILDDEAAARAYIEQMWAEAMTVYRSGKYKLSFSMEMNRYLNAHQQDFMQEDTQAGMIYAYLEDYTGDRVCSKQLYEEALGNLNSPADWETRAICEIMNTGIAGGIIQGWVAYKSPKRYKKYGSQKGWERVNQAPPEGDGFQEITEEEARQMELPF, from the coding sequence ATGGACACAATGGAACCGGCGCAGACACCGGCAGAAATCCGGGAAACATTAGAGGGGACGCAGAAAGGCGGCGTGAAGAACAGCATCCGAAACTGCCTGACGGTGTTCCAGCGTGACCCTCTGTTTCGCGGGGCGCTGCGCCTGAACCTTTTGACGGAGCAGATTGACATTGTGAAGCCGCTGGGCTGGGAGCGCACCAGTACCACGCTGACCGACATGGACATGAACTACCTGCTTTTGTATCTGGAAGAAAATTACGGGCTTACCAGCGAGAAAAAGGTGCAGAGCGCCATCAAGATTGTTGCCAATGAAAACCGCTACCATCCAGTCAGGGATTACCTGAACAGCCTGCAATGGGACGGCACAGAGCGCATCCGTTACGCCCTGCATCACTTTCTGGGAGCCGATACGGACGAATACACCTATGAAGCCTTGAAACTGTTCCTGATGGGAGCCATCCGGCGGGTATTCAGACCGGGGAGCAAGTTTGAGGTCATGCTCTGTCTGGTTGGTGGTCAGGGAGCCGGGAAATCTACCTTTTTCCGGCTGCTGGCAGGCAGGGACGAATGGTTTTCAGACGATTTGAAAAAGCTGGACGATGAAAATGTGTACCGCAAGCTGCAAGGGCATTGGATTATCGAGATGTCGGAGATGATTGCCACAGCCAACGCCAAGAGTATTGAGGAAATCAAGTCATTCTTAAGCCGCCAGAAAGAAACCTACAAAGTGCCGTATGAGACACATCCGGCAGACCGGCTGCGGCAATGTGTATTTGGAGGGACGACCAACCGGCAGGACTTTTTGCCCCGTGACCGCACCGGCAACCGGCGCTTTCTCCCCGTGACGGTGTACCCGGAACGGGCGGAGGTTCACATACTGGACGATGAAGCGGCGGCGAGGGCGTATATCGAACAGATGTGGGCGGAAGCCATGACGGTTTATCGCAGTGGGAAGTATAAGCTGTCATTCAGCATGGAAATGAACCGATACCTGAACGCCCACCAGCAGGACTTTATGCAGGAAGACACACAGGCCGGCATGATCTACGCCTATTTGGAGGACTACACCGGCGACAGGGTATGTTCCAAGCAGCTTTATGAGGAAGCGCTGGGGAACTTAAATTCCCCGGCAGACTGGGAGACACGGGCAATCTGCGAGATTATGAATACCGGCATTGCGGGCGGCATCATACAGGGCTGGGTAGCCTACAAAAGCCCGAAGCGGTATAAGAAATACGGTTCTCAAAAAGGCTGGGAGCGTGTCAACCAAGCTCCGCCGGAGGGGGACGGTTTTCAGGAAATCACGGAAGAAGAAGCCCGGCAAATGGAACTTCCATTCTGA
- a CDS encoding CHC2 zinc finger domain-containing protein, with protein MNVFEAVKQSVTTRQAASFYGIRVGRNGMVCCPFHNDRTPSMKVDSRFYCFGCGASGDVIDLAALLHGLGKREAAVRLAEDFGVSYEKSGNAPPDRKRHNRSQPRQKSAEQRFQETERYCFRVLCDYLRLLEHWKTAHAPQPQDAIWHPLFVEALQRISYTEYLLDILLYGEIEEKAALIAAQGKEVLRLELRISELAAGNAGSGQKDDGHNGTGADTGRNPGNIRGDAERRREEQHPKLPDGVPA; from the coding sequence TTGAATGTATTTGAAGCGGTGAAACAGTCTGTTACCACCCGGCAGGCTGCTTCATTCTATGGAATCCGGGTGGGGAGAAACGGCATGGTCTGCTGTCCATTCCACAATGACCGCACGCCCAGCATGAAAGTGGACAGCCGCTTTTACTGCTTCGGCTGCGGGGCTTCCGGGGATGTGATCGACTTGGCCGCTTTGCTGCATGGATTGGGGAAACGGGAAGCTGCGGTCAGGCTTGCGGAGGACTTCGGCGTTTCCTATGAGAAATCCGGCAATGCGCCGCCAGATAGGAAGCGTCACAACAGGTCACAGCCCCGACAAAAATCAGCGGAGCAGAGATTTCAGGAAACGGAACGGTATTGTTTCCGGGTGCTATGCGATTATCTGCGCCTGCTGGAGCATTGGAAAACAGCACACGCCCCACAGCCGCAGGATGCCATCTGGCATCCTCTTTTTGTGGAAGCGTTGCAGAGGATAAGCTACACAGAATACCTTTTGGATATTTTGTTATACGGAGAAATAGAAGAAAAAGCGGCATTGATCGCCGCACAGGGAAAGGAGGTGTTGCGGCTTGAACTGCGAATTTCAGAGCTTGCCGCCGGAAACGCAGGAAGCGGTCAAAAGGACGATGGACACAATGGAACCGGCGCAGACACCGGCAGAAATCCGGGAAACATTAGAGGGGACGCAGAAAGGCGGCGTGAAGAACAGCATCCGAAACTGCCTGACGGTGTTCCAGCGTGA